The following is a genomic window from Lysinibacillus sp. JNUCC-52.
CTGCTGCAAAGCGAAGTGATAGTGAAATCGAAGACTTACGGAAAGCATGTCGTGATTATGCCTTACAATCACATTCCTTACAGCAACAAATTGCAGATGGAGCAAAGCATCTTGAAGGAAAAGAAAAGCAAAATCTAGAGGAATTAGAGGAAAAGCTTGAGATGCTCCGTGCCACATATGAGGAAGCATTTAAAACTTTGCAACAGACGCAAAGCTATGCAAAGGCATGTGCTGATTTTATTGTTAAAGTAGAGGATACTGCAAAGGAAATACGTGTACTTGAACAAGAGGCAGGACGTGTAAAAGAGCTTTACACAGTGTTGAATGGCCAAAATCCGAAAAAACTTTCCTTTGAGCGATATATTCAAATTAATTATTTAGATAAAATCACTGCAGCAGCAAATATCCGATTATTCCACTTATCCAATGGACAGTTTGAATTGCGCCGTTCAGATCGATTAGAGAAGCATGCGAAGCAAAGTGGACTTGGCTTGGATGTCTATGATGCGTACACAGACCAATTAAGAGATGTTAAAACATTATCAGGTGGGGAGAAGTTTAATGCATCATTAAGTCTTGCATTAGGTATGGCGGATGTAATTCAAAGCTTCCAAGGTAATATTCGTATCGAAACAATGTTTATCGACGAGGGCTTCGGTTCATTAGATGAGGAAGCGTTAAATAAAGCAATTGACACGCTAATTGATTTACAAGACTCTGGAAGAATGATTGGCGTTATTTCACATGTAGCTGAGTTGAAAGCTGCAATGCCTGCAGTATTACACGTCGAAAAAACGTTGAGCGGACATAGCACAACCCATTTTGAAGTAAAATAAGTGCCAGGCACTCAAACAATTCTTAAATAATTTATAGATAACATAGTAAAAACCCACGAAGACTCCTGCGGCTTACATTGTGCCTGCTGGAAAGCGATGTGGGTTTTTACGTTATAGGAGCCCATTGGCTATTATTTTTTGTGTGTCGTTACGTTAGGTGTTGTTCCTTTTTTTGCTGCGACCACTTTTTTGACAATCGGAATAACGATGGGCGCTAATTTTATTGCAGTTTTAACTACCTTCGATACTTTCATGAATACGACAGCTCCTTCATACTAAAAATTTTTAACGAATAACTCGTACAGCTTGAACAATATTCCAAATGACAATGCCTAATGAAACGAGTAAATAAATGCCAAAAGATACAAACCATATGATAATAAATGTATTCCCATTAGAAGAAGGATCAAACGTGTTCAATGATATTGTAGAAAATACAAAGACGATAAAGAAAATGATACCGAAGATAAATGGTATTAAGTGAGATATAAGTGCTCTAATGGAATGTCTCTTGACATCACTATCTTTTGATACAAAATAAACGATTACTGGAACGATAAATGGTGCAAAAAAAATACTGAGATAACTAAAGGCAGATAAAATTTTTTGATTCTCCATAGTAGTCCCTCCTTTTAAATTATTTACGCATAGAAAACGCGAAAGTTTCAAAAAAATTAATGTGGAAAAGGTTGTAATTGCATAAGGGTTTACGTACAATGAGGATGTTCAACAAAATAATAAGATGTAACGACCACAAGGGGAGCTGATGATGTCAGCTGAGACTGGGCACGTAATGCCTTTACTCTTCGAACCTGTAAGTTAACGCTTGCGTAGGGATGTGGATAGAAACCGACACTTTTACGATGTGAGGCTCTGTCCTGGCATCGTTTTTTTATGCCAGTTGACATGCATATCAAAAAGATTTCTATTCCTGCTCTTGTATCCTACATCGGAACAAAGGAGAGAATAATAAAATGGACAAAAAAAGATTACTCATGCTGATGGAAATTGCAATTTTTGCAGCGCTAGGACTTGTACTCGATCAAGTTTCTTTTAAAGTATGGGCGCAAGGTGGCTCCGTAAGCCTAGTAATGATACCAATCATCTTAATGGCATTACGTTGGGGGCTCTTAGCTGGACTAACAACAGGTTTACTAATTGGAGTTATGCAAACGATGTTTGGCGCTTATATTGTGCATTGGCTACAAGGCTTACTAGATTACGGTGTAGCATTTACGGTCGTTGGTTTAGCGGCAGTAGTACGTGGACCTATATTTAAAGCGACAGCCGCTTTGAACAAAAAGAAAATGGCCCTTTACATTGTAATCGGTACAGTATTAGCAGGTTTCCTACGTTATTTAGCCCATACAATTGCAGGGGCTGTATTTTTTGCAGAATATGCAGGCGAGCAAAACGCATGGATTTATTCAATCATATACAATGGAACATACATGCTTCCAGCAACAATATTAACAGCGATCGTTGGTGTGATATTATTTACAGCTGCACCCCAATTAATGCAACGAAAATCATAAACACGATAAGACTGTCCCAAAAGTGAAAATAGTATGCTAAGTGTAACTTAGTGTGCTATTTTTTTTATATTTCAAGACAATTGGGTCGCTGTTGTTAGTACCAGAACTTCTAAAAGGGTCTGTTTTTTACTTGTCTGGTACTTATGAAATAATGTTAGCATAGAATAATTAAAGCGTTTGGCGTTATGGACATATAAAGTTATGTTATATTAATGAATAGATATTAGATGAAAGGGACGTTATAAATGATTGTAAAAACGCAAGAAGAAATTGAAGCCTTTAAAAAAATTGGTCGCATTTGTGCAGAAATTCGTGAGGCAATGAAAGTAGCTACAAAACCTGGTGTGACAACACTTGAATTAGATGAAATTGCAGGCCGTATGTTTGCTGAAGCAGGAGCTATTTCTGGTCCTAAAGGTGAATATGATTTCCCAGGATACACATGTATTAGTGTGAATGAGGAAGTTGCCCATGGTATTCCAGGACAACGAGTTATTAAAGAAGGGGATATTGTCAATATTGACGTATCAGGTTCTCTAAATGGCTATTTTGCAGATACAGGTATTTCATTTGTAGTAGGTGAAGGGTACGAAGATAAGGAAAAACTTTGCCGCGTAGCAAAAAGTGCCTTTGACCGCGCTATGACAAAAGTAAAAGCTGGTTCTAAATTAAACCAAATTGGGAAAGCTGTAGAGCGTGAAGCTTATGCAAACGATTTAACTGTCATTATGAATTTAACAGGTCATGGTTTAGGGCGTTCATTGCATGATGAGCCAAACCATATTTTAAATTATTACGATGCTTGGGATTCAACAATTATGAAAGAAGGAATGGTGCTAGCTGTTGAGCCGTTTATATCAGCGAAGGCAGAACATATTGTTGAAGCTGGTGATGGCTGGACATTCGTTACACCTGACAAATCATTAGTTGCCCAAATTGAGCATTCTATTATTGTTACAAAAGACAAACCAATCATTTTAACTTCGTTAGATGAAGCATAAAATAAAGGCTAGATGAAAAAGCAGTTTACCGATTTATTTTCGGTAAGCTGCTTTTTTTTTAACAAATAGGATACCAACAATTAGGACACCACATAAAAATAATGCCGCTGTCGTCACAAGTAATTCATCAAGATGATTATGGAGCGCAATACCAATAAATGCCCAAATAAACACGCTAGGATAGACAATGTCGTAATAATGGTAACGAATATGTAAGGCGATAGCTACACTGATTGACAGTAAAATAACTGCCCAAAGTGGGTTGCTAAGTCCAAAACCATGCCATCCATAAGATGTTAATGTAAAACTTGCATTTGTCATCATGATAAATGTAGACCAGGCAAAATAAAGTGATATGGGTAGTCGGCCAGATAAAGTATTATTTGTATACGGATAAGTACTATAAAGTAAAAATAAGTACAATACTAATATGACAGAGCAGCAAATAAAGACTATGAATAATTCATAATGCCAAAATAAAATAGAGAGCGCCTGTAATATGCAAACATTGCTAAAGAGAACAGTCTGTTTAATAGATGTCTTTTGAAAATTCATAACTAACCAATAAGCAAGTAAAATGTAAATTAATATCCATATCATATAACTAATATTAATAGGTGCAAACATTACGGGAAAACGATTTGAGATTTCTAACGAAGATTGACCATTTATTTTTATAAAATAGGATGAAAAGGTTAGGATGAGTGAGACAATAAAGGTTATTGTCATTAAAATAATCTTAGGCAAGGCTTCCTCTCCCTTCGTGTTAAATTGTATAGGGAAAAGACAAATAAGTATATGACTGTCACATAATATCTATTTCATTATAGCGGAAAACCCTTACAATGTATCAATGAATTTGCTTTAAAAAAACTACAATTTACCATTTGAATATGCATCCAAATATTTCTTTAGTACAATAGAAATAACCAATTTGAAGGAGTGAAATTTTTATGGCCCAAAATCTTAAAAATCTTGACCTATCGATTGAACTAGACAAAAAACTGTATAAAAAGAAATTAAAAGTACTTCAATATGAAATGTTAAATGCACAGCAATTTTTACTAAACAATAAAATCGGACTTATTCTAGTATTTGAAGGAATGGATGCAGCGGGTAAGGGTGGTGCTATTAAACGTCTGATTGAACGCGTAGACCCAAGAGGTTATATAGTCCATCCAATTTCAGCTCCACAGCCTCACGAACTACGCTATAACTACTTGCAACGCTTTTGGAGAAAGTTACCACAGCATGGACAAATCGCTATATTCGACCGTTCTTGGTATGGACGAGTGCTAGTAGAGCGTATTGAAGGATTTGCTACTAAGGATGAATGGTCTCGTGCATATGAAGAGATTAACAACTTTGAAAAGATTTTAACTGCGGGAGACTACATTATTATAAAGTTTTGGTTACATGTTTCAGATGAAGAGCAGTTGAAGCGTTTTAATGAGCGCGCGCAGGATCCATATAAATCATGGAAGTTAACGGATGAAGACTGGAGAAATCGTGAGAAATCTCCTGAGTATATAGAAGCGGCAAATGAAATGTTTGCTAAAACAGATAAGAAAAACGCGCCTTGGATTTTGGTGGCAGGAAACGATAAAAAACATGCGCGAGTACAGGTGCTACAAGAAACACTTGCACATATTGAACGCGAGGCACAAAAAAGAGGTCTACATCTATCAAATGTATTGGATAAGTCCCATTTAGAGGATGCTGAATCTTCCAGTATTGAATTACAAATACATTCTAAAAGAACAAGTAAAAACAAGTAAATAAATTGATTAGTGCTGTGATAACAAGACAAGACTGTTTTAGTTGTAGCAGCATCTTTTTTTACATACAATGAATATGTATTTACATTTATCGGAAGGCTTGTGGGGGAGAAATGGTGCTTAAAATTTGGAATTTATTAAGGAAAAAGGGTGGAAATGTGGTATCGATTCAAGGAAGAAAATGCTACGTTCGCACATTCCAAGAAAAAGATGCACAAAGCTTAATGGGTCTAGTAAGTCGAAATAAATATTTTTGGTCTACATATGAACCGTTACAGCGACCTGAATACTATACAGTTGAAGCACAATATAAAAAAATTCAAGAAAGTTTATATTTAATGAATTCGAAGAGAGAATTTACATTTGGTATTTATGAGCTCGGTACAAATAATTTAATTGGGCATATTTCGTTGTATGCTATCAAGCGTTTACCGTATTCGAGTGCATTTGTTGGCTATGCAATGGATGAAATCTATGTTGGGAAAGGGATCGTTTCAGAAGCTGTAGAATTAGTTGTACAATTTGCCTTTGAACAAATTGGGTTACATCGAGTAGAGGCATATGTATCAACTGAAAATAGTGCATCTATTCGGGTCTTAGAAAAATCAGGTTTTCAACAAGAAGGTTTGTTAAGAAAATTATTGTATATTAACGGTCAATGGGTAGATCACTATATGTATGCCCGCTTAGAGCCAACAGTATAAATACGATATAAGCTATAAAAAGTGAAATGTGGTCGGGACAAAAGAGTAAAAAGTGTTAGATTGATGGCAGTCTAACACTTTTTTCTATGCCATTGTTGTGCGCTACGGCGGGCGCTTTCCGCGGGCACAGCGTAAGCCGCAACCCTCGCTAACGCGCGGTTTGTTGCGTCTTACGTTTTGTGCGTTCCCGAAGGAGTTGCCCGCCCTTCACTCCAATCAACTGGTGTCATTATGCTCTTTCGAAGGAAAAAGTTAAAATACAGTACAATTATTTTACTTATTAATATTTCTGCTATTCGTCTGCTATAGTCATTAAATAAACTTAGAGGTCTATTGCCGTTGATTTCCGCTACGAGCGGGCGCTTTCCGCGGGCACATCGTAAGCCGCAACCCTCGCTAACGCGCGATTTGTTGCGTCTTACGTTTTGTGCTGTTCCCGCAGGAGTCGCCCGCCCTTCACTCCAATCAACTGGTGTCATTATGCTCTTTCGAAGGAAAAAGTTAAAATACAGTACAATTATTGCACTTATTAATATATCTGCTAGTCGTCTGCTATAGTCATTAAATAAACTTAGAGGTCTACTCCAGTTGATTTCCGCTACGGCGGGCGCTTTCCGCGGGCACAGCGTAAGCCGCAACCCTCGCTAACGCGCGGACAGTTGCGTTTTACGTACTGTGCGTTCCCGCAGGCCGCCTTCGCTGTCAACTACTCATTCTTTAATAAGTTCATAGACCACATGCTCATTTGGCTCATCGACCATTCATTTAACAGCTTCGAATGTAATGACTTGATTTCGATTTGTAGGGTATTGCTGATAGCTATAGTCTGCTGAAATAACGATGTCTCTAAAGCCAATTTGCATTAAAAGCCTTTTAAATTCATTGATCCCATACCATTTCAATGTGAAGATTTCAAATTCGCTGTCGATACAGGTACCATCTTTCCATTTATCATAGCGATGATGGGAAGTAGTCGTTTGTTCGATATGATTCATTTCAGATTGTGTTACTTGTAATGTAATCAATTCACCTTGTTTGTTTGTAAACGTTCGATAATGTGAGCTACCTTCGCTAAATTCTGGTTGTAAAAATAAATCGACTATTAATCTGCCATTTGGTTCTAAATGACGGTAAAAATTAGCTAGTATATGCATAGCTTTGTCATCATCATCAATTAACAAAAATGTTCCTGCAGGGAGAATAATTGCTTCATAATGGGATTCTGACTGAAAGGTCTCCATATCGGCTAGAAAGATGTTTGCTTCTTTATTTGCCAGTGTTAAATTGTCTCGACAGTAAGTTAACATTTCTTCAGATAAATCAAACCCTTCGATTGACAACCCTCGCTCAAGTAATGGAATTAAAATACGCCCCGTTCCAACGGCTGGCTCTAATATTTTTCCTTTTACCTGAGAAAGTCTTTCGCTATAGTATTCAACATCTCCAAAAGAACTTCCAATTGGTTTATCAAGATTATAAACTTCTGCTGAAATAGAATGATAGGATTGCATATGTTCCTCCTGTGAAATTGTTTATTTTTCTATTTATAGAAATATTATACATAATTTAGTTGAAAGTATTTTAAAAAAACACAAGAAATATCATATAAAAGAAATGGATGCTATTTATAATTTTATTTGGGGGTGAGACAAATGGATGAACAGATCCAATTGATGATTGAGTGGATTGAAGGTAATTTAAAAAATCAATTCTCTTTGAATAAACTTGCTAATTTCATGGGCTATTCGCCTTACTATTGCTCTTTTAAATTTCACCAAGTAACAGGTATTAGTATACGACGGTATATACATCTTAGAAGATTGTATTTATCTACAGAAGATTTAGCGATGAACAGGAGAATAGTGGACATCGCCTTTGAGTACGATTATTCTTCACAGGAAGCATATAGCAGAGCATTTAAAGCTATTTTTGGAATCAATCCTAAAGAATATCAACTTAACAAAATGCCTGTTCAGTCCATTGTTAAACTTACTATGAATAAAGACGGGAAATGGTGTGAAATGCATAGTAATCAAACAACTGAAATAGAAAGGTTACAAAATACGAATAAGGAGTTATTTGAGAGGGACGTACTTAACATTTTGAACGGACAAATGATGTATGAGGAATTTAAGAATAATAGGCTAATGGAAGATTGTGATTACGCTCCATTTAACGAAGCTATGTGTGTAAACGCTACTACAACACAAGTTTTTAGTAAAGCATTTATAAACGAGCGAG
Proteins encoded in this region:
- a CDS encoding polyphosphate kinase 2 family protein, producing the protein MAQNLKNLDLSIELDKKLYKKKLKVLQYEMLNAQQFLLNNKIGLILVFEGMDAAGKGGAIKRLIERVDPRGYIVHPISAPQPHELRYNYLQRFWRKLPQHGQIAIFDRSWYGRVLVERIEGFATKDEWSRAYEEINNFEKILTAGDYIIIKFWLHVSDEEQLKRFNERAQDPYKSWKLTDEDWRNREKSPEYIEAANEMFAKTDKKNAPWILVAGNDKKHARVQVLQETLAHIEREAQKRGLHLSNVLDKSHLEDAESSSIELQIHSKRTSKNK
- a CDS encoding GNAT family N-acetyltransferase, which translates into the protein MVLKIWNLLRKKGGNVVSIQGRKCYVRTFQEKDAQSLMGLVSRNKYFWSTYEPLQRPEYYTVEAQYKKIQESLYLMNSKREFTFGIYELGTNNLIGHISLYAIKRLPYSSAFVGYAMDEIYVGKGIVSEAVELVVQFAFEQIGLHRVEAYVSTENSASIRVLEKSGFQQEGLLRKLLYINGQWVDHYMYARLEPTV
- a CDS encoding helix-turn-helix transcriptional regulator — protein: MDEQIQLMIEWIEGNLKNQFSLNKLANFMGYSPYYCSFKFHQVTGISIRRYIHLRRLYLSTEDLAMNRRIVDIAFEYDYSSQEAYSRAFKAIFGINPKEYQLNKMPVQSIVKLTMNKDGKWCEMHSNQTTEIERLQNTNKELFERDVLNILNGQMMYEEFKNNRLMEDCDYAPFNEAMCVNATTTQVFSKAFINERAYGHHDSVENYIQKVIAPLENLFNKEYKYIVLWFGEDMFCQMNLLTLLSYLEQSGYKGKVFLNSFREDEFKVNQTELQLGHYNAVYKEVLNNHNKPSNDVLPVMYQAINIYLDMLNEDNAVVKFITKNKDLPTAELLKQCFVLFSTVGYGDLQYLQLINKIK
- the thiT gene encoding energy-coupled thiamine transporter ThiT: MDKKRLLMLMEIAIFAALGLVLDQVSFKVWAQGGSVSLVMIPIILMALRWGLLAGLTTGLLIGVMQTMFGAYIVHWLQGLLDYGVAFTVVGLAAVVRGPIFKATAALNKKKMALYIVIGTVLAGFLRYLAHTIAGAVFFAEYAGEQNAWIYSIIYNGTYMLPATILTAIVGVILFTAAPQLMQRKS
- a CDS encoding DUF4870 domain-containing protein; translation: MENQKILSAFSYLSIFFAPFIVPVIVYFVSKDSDVKRHSIRALISHLIPFIFGIIFFIVFVFSTISLNTFDPSSNGNTFIIIWFVSFGIYLLVSLGIVIWNIVQAVRVIR
- the map gene encoding type I methionyl aminopeptidase, translated to MIVKTQEEIEAFKKIGRICAEIREAMKVATKPGVTTLELDEIAGRMFAEAGAISGPKGEYDFPGYTCISVNEEVAHGIPGQRVIKEGDIVNIDVSGSLNGYFADTGISFVVGEGYEDKEKLCRVAKSAFDRAMTKVKAGSKLNQIGKAVEREAYANDLTVIMNLTGHGLGRSLHDEPNHILNYYDAWDSTIMKEGMVLAVEPFISAKAEHIVEAGDGWTFVTPDKSLVAQIEHSIIVTKDKPIILTSLDEA
- a CDS encoding class I SAM-dependent methyltransferase yields the protein MQSYHSISAEVYNLDKPIGSSFGDVEYYSERLSQVKGKILEPAVGTGRILIPLLERGLSIEGFDLSEEMLTYCRDNLTLANKEANIFLADMETFQSESHYEAIILPAGTFLLIDDDDKAMHILANFYRHLEPNGRLIVDLFLQPEFSEGSSHYRTFTNKQGELITLQVTQSEMNHIEQTTTSHHRYDKWKDGTCIDSEFEIFTLKWYGINEFKRLLMQIGFRDIVISADYSYQQYPTNRNQVITFEAVK